A part of Arachis hypogaea cultivar Tifrunner chromosome 12, arahy.Tifrunner.gnm2.J5K5, whole genome shotgun sequence genomic DNA contains:
- the LOC112729708 gene encoding uncharacterized protein, whose protein sequence is MEGSVALLKTSPVRLGDQVDEDRVYFHRMFWTFPPCIEAFRHCKPLVSIDGTHLYGKYGGTLLLAIAQDGNSNILPVTFALVEGENAESWSYFLSNLRRHVTPQQGIIVISDRHNGIKAALESPDSGWRPPHAYRAFCIRHVTANFALTFKGQDARRWLVNAAYAKTEAEFDYWFDIMRTENQAMCDWANRMEYERWTQHKDGGRRYSHMTTNISECVNSVLKGTRNLPVTSLVKSTYLRLAELFVVWGQTAEAQLGSGHRFSQALVKAIERNLKDSRCFTVTVFDRHHLDYTVAETTPTGKFSLGSYRFL, encoded by the coding sequence ATGGAAGGTTCCGTTGCTCTGCTGAAGACCTCCCCGGTTAGACTGGGTGACCAAGTTGATGAAGATAGAGTCTACTTTCATCGCATGTTTTGGACATTCCCTCCATGTATTGAGGCATTTCGCCACTGTAAGCCGCTCGTAAGCATCGACGGAACACACCTCTATGGCAAGTATGGCGGGACATTGTTGTTGGCGATCGCTCAGGATGGTAACTCGAATATCTTGCCTGTTACGTTTGCACTCGTGGAGGGGGAAAATGCAGAGTCTTGGTCATACTTTCTATCTAACCTTAGAAGACATGTTACTCCACAGCAAGGTATTATCGTGATCTCTGATAGACACAACGGGATCAAGGCTGCACTAGAGTCCCCCGATAGTGGTTGGCGACCTCCCCATGCTTATCGGGCATTTTGTATTCGACATGTTACTGCAAATTTTGCCCTTACTTTCAAGGGACAAGATGCAAGGAGGTGGTTGGTAAATGCCGCTTATGCAAAGACGGAAGCAGAATTTGACTATTGGTTTGATATAATGAGGACAGAGAACCAGGCCATGTGCGATTGGGCAAACAGAATGGAGTATGAGAGGTGGACACAGCACAAGGATGGGGGAAGACGATATAGTCACATGACGACCAATATATCTGAGTGTGTGAACTCTGTTTTGAAGGGCACAAGAAATCTACCAGTGACGTCCCTGGTTAAGTCGACATATCTCCGGCTGGCGGAGTTGTTTGTTGTCTGGGGGCAGACGGCAGAGGCACAGTTAGGGTCCGGGCACCGGTTTTCGCAGGCACTAGTTAAGGCCATTGAGCGTAACCTGAAGGATTCAAGGTGCTTCACCGTGACTGTGTTCGATAGGCATCACCTTGACTATACGGTAGCTGAGACTACTCCCACTGGCAAATTCTCGTTGGGTAGCTATCGGTTTCTCTAA
- the LOC140176627 gene encoding uncharacterized protein: protein MDCANIIAWNVRGARNKLARVHLKQLVKNFYPYVFIILETHCAFQKVAVFWNRLGYTPIHIEEAQGNSGGIWVLSAWPGVSCNIVAASLQVVCVEFSNGGFSWVCAAIYASPVPSMREEAWSVFTDFSKIYSGPLLAIGNFNEILLSSEVKGGNFVSRRVERFGALLDECGLIDVGAHGSLYTWFRHMQGNRFISKRLDRAVATDAWCFRFSESYVENLARMHSDHCPIMVRCQGNDRRVGVKPFRFQVAWSYHPNFSSVVSGAWDKGRPNPIRCLSQVRDDALAFNRDVFGNTFKRKRELERRVTSIQQRMERVDALSLIQEERELQSEYSNLLMQEELFWYQKSREHWVRFRDRNTKFFHMQTIMRRKRNKVQGLFLEDGRWSTDPQELEECAIGFYRDLFCNVEQIELDVMGDQELPSLSCEAIESITRNVSKKEVRKVVMGMNSFKAPRADGFQAFFFKEYWEVVGTTGGFIPERGAPDNIIIAQEVLHFMKKTKSKKGVLAFKIDLEKAYDRPKRGLRQGDPMSPYLFVICMERLSCLIARQVEVGRWKPVTMSRGGSVISHLLFADDLIFFCKAKKSQVLHVLDTIATFCRAFGIKVNFDKSRAICSMNVSRQHKDLFTGISSIRFANSLGKYLGVPLKHGIVTKADFNDVFDKLTNRLASWKCRFLNKAGRICLTKSVLSSIPIYRMQVSLFPSGVCSKIDKFTRSFIWCGSHNHRGLHLASWRVLTTPKKFGGLALQESRLVNFSLLGKLVWQILMNQEKLWVKIMLQKYLQNRNLFAVKAMGSSSYIWKSIVHTASDCEVVRSVWVSLGFSDVCFFGSHEGVFGSDHLMGQLHTRLAGAWWILNIQLRIECCIQGLKPLSWSPPEPGAWKLNCDGSVNLGDDCAGFGWVIRDSSSQWVMGCSENSFGPSVIKMELWSIWKGLTWAWEAGLKLVVCETDCAATFELVTGWQVPLWHLEKEVIQLIFDLKLRRDWDIRFELIPREANVVADRLAKMGSGGSETDEVHLWHQPLEVVCPFLLLRT from the exons ATGGATTGTGCAAACATTATAGCTTGGAATGTGAGAGGAGCTAGAAATAAGCTGGCTCGGGTGCATCTGAAACAATTGGTAAAGAATTTTTATCCGTACGTTTTTATCATTTTAGAGACTCATTGTGCTTTCCAAAAGGTGGCTGTCTTTTGGAACAGATTAGGTTATACTCCTATTCATATTGAAGAAGCTCAGGGGAATAGTGGAGGTATTTGGGTGCTCTCTGCATGGCCCGGAGTATCTTGCAATATCGTGGCAGCGAGTTTGCAAGTGGTGTGTGTTGAGTTTTCGAATGGCGGTTTCTCTTGGGTCTGTGCAGCAATTTATGCAAGTCCCGTTCCTAGCATGAGGGAAGAAGCTTGGAGTGTTTTTAcagatttttccaaaatttattcAGGTCCTTTATTAGCTATTGGAAATTTTAATGAGATCCTTCTTTCATCTGAGGTTAAAGGTGGGAACTTTGTCTCTCGAAGGGTAGAGCGGTTTGGAGCTCTCCTAGATGAGTGTGGTTTGATTGATGTGGGAGCTCATGGATCTTTGTACACTTGGTTCAGACATATGCAGGGTAATCGGTTCATCTCGAAGAGGCTGGATAGGGCTGTGGCTACTGATGCTTGGTGTTTTCGTTTTTCGGAAAGCTATGTGGAGAATTTGGCGAGGATGCATTCTGACCACTGTCCCATTATGGTGCGATGTCAAGGTAATGATAGAAGAGTCGGGGTAAAACCTTTTCGTTTTCAAGTAGCTTGGTCTTATCACCCAAATTTTTCGTCGGTGGTCAGCGGTGCTTGGGACAAGGGTAGACCCAATCCTATTCGTTGCCTTTCTCAGGTCAGAGATGATGCTTTGGCCTTTAACCGAGATGTCTTTGGGAATACTTTTAAAAGAAAGAGGGAATTGGAGAGGCGTGTGACCAGTATCCAACAGAGAATGGAGAGAGTTGATGCTTTATCCCTTATACAGGAAGAAAGGGAGTTACAGTCTGAATATAGTAATCTGCTTATGCAAGAGGAGTTGTTTTGGTATCAAAAATCCCGAGAGCACTGGGTCAGATTTAGAGATAGGAATACTAAGTTCTTTCATATGCAAACCATTATGCGGAGGAAGCGTAACAAGGTTCAGGGGTTATTTTTGGAGGATGGAAGATGGAGTACTGATCCGCAAGAACTCGAAGAATGTGCAATTGGATTTTATAGAGATCTTTTTTGTAATGTGGAACAGATAGAACTTGATGTGATGGGGGATCAGGAATTACCTTCTTTATCTTGTGAGGCTATTGAAAGTATCACAAGAAATGTTTCTAAAAAAGAGGTTAGGAAGGTGGTTATGGGCATGAACTCTTTTAAGGCCCCACGTGCCGATGGTTTTCAGGCTTTTTTCTTCAAGGAATATTGGGAAGTGGTTGGTACAACG GGAGGGTTTATTCCTGAAAGGGGTGCCCCAGACAATATCATTATAGCCCAGGAAGTTCTCCATTTTATGAAAAAAACCAAATCAAAGAAAGGTGTTCTTGCTTTTAAAATTGACCTAGAAAAGGCTTATGACAGG CCAAAGAGGGGTTTGAGGCAAGGAGACCCAatgtctccttatttatttgttatttgtatgGAGAGGTTGAGTTGCCTCATTGCTAGGCAAGTGGAGGTTGGTAGATGGAAACCAGTGACTATGTCTAGGGGAGGTTCTGTAATCTCCCATCTCCTTTTTGCAGACGACCTTATCTTTTTTTGCAAAGCGAAGAAATCTCAAGTGCTTCATGTTTTGGACACTATAGCCACCTTTTGCAGAGCATTTGGTATAAAGGTGAATTTTGACAAATCTCGTGCTATATGTTCTATGAATGTTTCTAGACAACACAAGGATCTCTTCACTGGTATTTCTTCTATCCGATTTGCTAATTCTCTGGGAAAATACCTTGGTGTCCCCCTCAAGCATGGCATAGTTACTAAAGCTGATTTTAATGATGTGTTTGATAAGCTTACTAATAGGCTAGCATCTTGGAAATGTCGCTTCCTTAATAAAGCTGGTCGGATTTGCCTTACTAAATCAGTTTTATCTTCTATACCTATTTATAGGATGCAAGTAAGCCTTTTTCCATCAGGTGTGTGCTCTAAGATTGATAAGTTTACTAGAAGTTTTATTTGGTGTGGTAGTCATAATCACCGTGGTCTTCATTTAGCATCTTGGAGAGTTTTGACGACTCCGAAAAAGTTTGGAGGTCTTGCTTTGCAGGAGTCGCGGTTGGTCAATTTTTCTTTATTAGGAAAGCTAGTTTGGCAAATTTTGATGAATCAAGAGAAACTGTGGGTCAAGATTATGCTTCAGAAATACCTCCAGAATAGAAACCTATTTGCAGTTAAAGCAATGGGTTCTTCATCGTATATATGGAAGTCTATTGTGCACACAGCTTCC GATTGTGAAGTGGTGCGATCAGTTTGGGTTTCTCTAGGTTTTTCTGATGTGTGTTTCTTTGGCTCTCACGAG GGAGTTTTTGGATCTGATCATCTGATGGGTCAATTGCATACAAGGCTCGCAGGTGCATGGTGGATTTTGAATATACAACTCAGAATCGAGTGTTGCATTCAGGGATTAAAACCTCTGTCTTGGTCTCCGCCAGAACCTGGTGCTTGGAAGTTAAATTGTGATGGGAGTGTGAACTTGGGGGATGATTGTGCTGGTTTTGGGTGGGTAATTCGCGATAGCTCCAGTCAATGGGTAATGGGATGCTCAGAAAATTCCTTTGGACCTAGTGTCATCAAGATGGAGTTGTGGAGTATATGGAAAGGTTTGACTTGGGCTTGGGAGGCGGGTCTTAAGCTTGTTGTTTGTGAGACAGATTGCGCAGCAACTTTTGAGCTAGTGACTGGTTGGCAAGTTCCACTCTGGCATCTTGAAAAAGAAGTGATACAACTAATCTTTGACTTGAAGTTAAGAAGGGATTGGGATATTCGTTTTGAGCTTATCCCGAGAGAAGCTAATGTTGTGGCAGATCGGTTGGCAAAGATGGGATCTGGAGGTAGCGAAACTGATGAGGTTCACCTTTGGCACCAGCCACTAGAGGTGGTTTGTCCTTTCTTACTGTTAAGAAcctga
- the LOC112729709 gene encoding uncharacterized protein, with amino-acid sequence MTEFQIGQSFQSKEEAVLSVKDYSIRRGVEYKVMESDNLKYQGRCKEFGNGCTWLIRIVMRKRKSTWEVRRYNGLHTCMATSISSDHKQLDYHVICARIYPLVRADASVSIKVLQEATEATYGFRPSYRKVWLAKQKAVAQIYGDWEESYADLSRWILGVSCTMEGSVALLKTSPVRVGGQVDEDRVYFHRMFWTFPPCIEAFRHCKPLVSIDGTHLYGKYGGTLLLAIAQDGNSNILPVAFALVEGENAESWSYFLSNLRRHVTPQEGILVISDRHNGIKAALESPDSGWQPPHAYRAFCIRHVAANFALTFKGQDARRWLVNAAYAKTEAEFDYWFDIMRTENPVMCDWANRMEYERWTQHKDGGRRYGHMTTNISECVNSVLKGTRNLPVTSLVKSTYLRLAELFVVRGQTAEAQLGSGHRFSQAVVKAIERNLKESRCFTVTVFDRHHLDYTVAETTPTGKFSLGSYRVSLRDRTCDCGYFQALHYPCCHALACCAQSRLDWATYVDEVYTMSEVFKVYQMSFSPCIPEGLWPPYDGPTVIPDPGMRRAREGRPRSTRIRNNMDEADTSRPKRCGLCRQPGHTRRVCPQRGSTSGI; translated from the coding sequence ATGACTGAATTTCAGATTGGCCAATCTTTCCAGAGTAAAGAGGAAGCcgtgttgagtgtaaaagattaCAGTATTCGGCGTGGAGTTGAGTACAAGGTTATGGAGTCTGACAATCTGAAATACCAAGGGAGATGTAAAGAGTTTGGTAACGGGTGCACGTGGTTGATTCGGATAGTCATGCGGAAAAGGAAGAGCACATGGGAAGTTAGGAGGTACAACGGTCTGCACACGTGTATGGCCACATCGATATCAAGCGACCACAAgcagcttgattatcatgtcatTTGTGCGAGAATCTATCCGTTGGTTCGAGCTGATGCGTCGGTGTCGATCAAGGTGTTGCAAGAGGCAACGGAGGCGACTTATGGATTCCGGCCTAGTTATCGGAAGGTGTGGTTGGCGAAACAGAAGGCAGTAGCGCAAATATATGgcgattgggaggagtcatatgcTGATCTGTCTCGGTGGATCCTTGGGGTCTCATGCACGATGGAAGGTTCCGTTGCTCTACTCAAGACGTCCCCGGTTAGGGTGGGTGGCCAAGTTGATGAAGATAGAGTCTACTTTCATCGGATGTTTTGGACATTCCCTCCGTGTATTGAGGCATTCCGCCACTGTAAGCCGCTCGTTAGCATCGATGGAACACACCTCTATGGCAAGTATGGCGGGACATTGTTGTTGGCGATCGCTCAGGATGGTAACTCGAATATTTTGCCTGTTGCGTTTGCACTCGTGGAGGGGGAGAATGCAGAGTCTTGGTCGTACTTTCTTTCGAACCTTAGAAGGCATGTCACTCCACAAGAAGGTATTCTCGTGATATCTGATAGACACAACGGCATCAAGGCTGCACTAGAGTCTCCCGATAGTGGTTGGCAACCTCCACATGCTTATCGGGCATTTTGCATTCGGCATGTTGCTGCAAATTTTGCCCTCACTTTCAAGGGACAGGATGCGAGGAGGTGGCTGGTGAATGCCGCGTATGCGAAGACAGAAGCAGAATTCGACTATTGGTTTGATATAATGAGGACGGAGAACCCGGTCATGTGCGATTGGGCAAACAGAATGGAGTATGAGAGGTGGACACAGCACAAGGATGGGGGGAGAAGATATGGTCACATGACCACCAACATTTCTGAGTGTGTGAACTCTGTCTTGAAGGGCACAAGAAACCTACCAGTGACGTCTCTGGTTAAGTCGACATATCTCCGATTGGCGGAGTTGTTTGTTGTCAGGGGTCAGACGGCAGAGGCACAGTTAGGGTCCGGGCACCGGTTTTCACAGGCAGTAGTTAAGGCCATTGAGCGTAACCTGAAGGAATCGAGGTGCTTCACTGTGACTGTGTTTGATAGACATCACCTTGACTATACAGTGGCTGAGACGACGCCCACCGGCAAATTCTCTTTGGGTAGCTATCGGGTTTCTCTTAGGGATCGCACCTGCGATTGTGGATACTTCCAGGCGCTGCATTATCCCTGTTGCCATGCCCTCGCATGCTGTGCGCAGTCACGGCTAGATTGGGCCACTTATGTCGATGAGGTTTACACCATGTCTGAGGTCTTTAAGGTGTATCAAATGTCCTTTTCACCTTGTATTCCAGAGGGGCTTTGGCCACCATATGACGGGCCGACAGTGATCCCCGACCCGGGCATGAGAAGGGCAAGAGAAGGACGACCACGTTCCACCCGCATCCGCAACAACATGGATGAAGCTGACACCAGCCGACCTAAGAGGTGTGGTCTGTGCAGGCAGCCCGGTCATACTCGAAGGGTTTGCCCTCAGCGAGGTTCTACTAGTGGCATCTAG
- the LOC140176628 gene encoding serine/threonine-protein phosphatase 7 long form homolog — protein MAGRTLYRLNSVAHIAGSIGDEPTRCIYSVRRQQNMPLHDRIIPYLERAGLYHLARLNSEWFWLDEPLVSAFVERWRPETHTFHLPFGECTVTLQDVAFQLGLPVDGEAVSGCLGEFETYMEGGRPAWEWFEDLFGECPPPNKVKQMTVHFTWFRDRFRVLPADASEETVRIYAWAYIMMLLSTQLFGDKSANRVHIRWLPFVANLDDMGRYSWGSAALAWLYRCMCRLANRNVTNLAGPLQLLQSWIFWRFPSLRPEGFEAFSFPLASRWSAYLPPNDGKEQRVIRYRLALDRLTARDVDRVVPQLGGVQHIPEDALNVDWLHAKDGRGGDRWFPRYYQVWHLHWGNRVDAVISIDRVADPGPSADYLDWWFHEAQRFLSPGAAFADPRGTQIPLEAFQRGSS, from the exons ATGGCAGGCAGGACTCTGTACCGACTGAACAGTGTTGCGCATATTGCCGGTTCTATTGGTGACGAG CCCACTAGGTGTATATACAGTGTGAGACGGCAACAGAATATGCCCTTGCATGATAGGATCATCCCGTATTTAGAGAGGGCTGGATTGTACCATTTGGCCAGGCTAAACAGCGAATGGTTCTGGTTGGATGAGCCACTGGTTAGTGCGTTCGttgagaggtggcgtcctgagacgcaTACGTTCCACCTGCCTTTCGGAGAATGCACAGTGACATTGCAGGACGTGGCATTCCAGCTAGGGCTGCCTGTGGATGGTGAGGCTGTGAGTGGTTGCCTTGGTGAGTTTGAGACATACATGGAGGGTGGCCGACCAGCTTGGGAGTGGTTTGAGGACCTATTTGGTGAGTGCCCTCCACCGAATAAGGTCAAGCAGATGACAGTACACTTTACATGGTTTCGCGATAGGTTTAGGGTGCTACCAGCAGATGCGAGCGAGGAGACTGTCCGCATCTACGCATGGGCCTACATCATGATGCTGTTATCGACTCAGTTATTTGGGGACAAGAGTGCGAACCGGGTACATATACGGTGGTTGCCATTTGTGGCAAACCTTGATGACATGGGGAGGTATAGCTGGGGGTCGGCCGCTCTGGCATGGCTGTACCGATGCATGTGTCGGTTAGCAAACAGAAATGTGACTAATCTTGCGGGCCCGCTCCAGTTGCTACAGAGTTGGATATTCTGGCGGTTTCCGTCTTTGAGGCCGGAAGGGTTTGAGGCTTTCTCTTTCCCGCTGGCATCCAG GTGGTCTGCCTACTTACCTCCTAACGATGGAAAGGAGCAGAGAGTCATAAGGTATCGGCTTGCATTGGATCGATTGACCGCTCGTGAT GTTGACAGGGTTGTTCCACAGCTGGGTGGAGTACAGCATATCCCCGAGGACGCTTTGAACGTAGACTGGCTGCATGCTAAGGACGGGAGGGGAGGGGATAGGTGGTTCCCCCGTTACTATCAGGTCTGGCATTTGCACTGGGGGAACCGAGTTGATGCAGTCATTTCTATTGATCGAGTGGCAGATCCTGGCCCATCTGCTGATTACCTAGATTGGTGGTTCCACGAGGCTCAGCGGTTCCTTAGTCCGGGGGCTGCATTCGCGGATCCCAGAGGCACCCAGATACCTCTAGAGGCGTTTCAGAGAGGATCCTCCTAG
- the LOC112726906 gene encoding uncharacterized protein produces the protein MMATPTKPMAVMLSESLEHKGKDITELNGNILQSPISQQPHSSSDGSVAILWDIENCPVPSDVRPEDVAGNIRMALQVHPLIEGTVMVFSAYGDFNAFPKRLREGCLRTGVNLIDVPNGRKDAADKAILVDMLLFALDNPPPSSIMLISGDVDFARALHILGQRGYTIILVIPSRMGVSSALCNAGMFVWDWPNVARGEGFVPPRGGSVEVAGYLMGCHINDNLEGQNEEEAIVYRGMSQRLYNSRDFSMVSQSLSEYNYTASNMAGLLTTMRSHSLLPPGMIDVSGISMPSSDNNEGQLWGPMSSDLNVLKGQLVKLLELSGGCLPLARVPTEYQKAYGRTLYVSDYGAIKLVNLFKKMGDTMAVEGKGQRKFVYLRNFKKDKKGKGLPEENTNTVAGGGSSDEFSDEERLVMEEHDESSQRRAAINDRALEQFKFELQEILVSYSCRIFLGCFEDIYQQRYKRQLEYEKLGVNKLEDLFEKVNDIVVLVEEAGSKRKFLDPVGG, from the coding sequence atgatGGCTACTCCAACTAAACCAATGGCCGTAATGTTGTCTGAATCTTTGGAACACAAGGGAAAGGATATCACTGAATTAAATGGTAACATACTTCAATCCCCTATAAGTCAACAGCCCCATAGCTCCTCTGATGGTTCAGTAGCTATTCTTTGGGACATCGAAAACTGTCCTGTTCCAAGTGATGTCCGCCCTGAAGACGTAGCAGGAAATATAAGGATGGCGTTGCAAGTGCATCCACTAATTGAAGGAACTGTTATGGTATTTTCTGCTTATGGTGACTTCAACGCTTTCCCTAAGCGACTTAGAGAGGGATGTCTAAGAACTGGTGTTAATCTCATTGATGTTCCTAATGGGAGAAAAGATGCTGCTGATAAAGCAATCTTGGTTGACATGCTTTTATTTGCTCTTGACAACCCTCCCCCATCATCTATTATGCTAATATCTGGAGACGTTGACTTTGCCCGAGCACTTCACATTCTTGGACAACGGGGATACACTATAATTCTTGTCATCCCTTCTCGGATGGGTGTTTCATCTGCTTTATGCAATGCCGGAATGTTTGTCTGGGATTGGCCTAACGTTGCTCGTGGAGAAGGATTTGTTCCCCCTCGTGGAGGTTCAGTTGAGGTTGCTGGATATTTGATGGGGTGCCATATTAATGACAACTTGGAGGGACAAAATGAGGAAGAAGCAATAGTTTATAGAGGGATGTCACAGAGATTATATAACTCAAGGGATTTCTCTATGGTTTCACAATCTCTATCTGAATACAATTATACCGCATCGAACATGGCTGGCTTACTGACAACTATGAGATCACACAGCCTTCTTCCACCTGGGATGATTGATGTTTCAGGAATATCTATGCCTTCTAGTGACAATAATGAAGGCCAGCTTTGGGGCCCTATGTCTAGCGATTTAAATGTTCTCAAAGGCCAGTTGGTAAAGTTGCTTGAACTTTCTGGAGGGTGCCTGCCTCTGGCTCGAGTTCCAACAGAGTATCAGAAAGCTTATGGAAGAACTCTTTATGTATCTGATTATGGAGCAATTAAGTTAGTCAATCTTTTCAAGAAGATGGGTGATACAATGGCAGTGGAAGGGAAAGGTCAACGTAAATTTGTGTATCTCAGAAActtcaagaaagacaagaaaggaAAGGGGCTTCCAGAGGAGAATACGAATACTGTCGCCGGTGGTGGCTCTTCAGATGAGTTCTCAGATGAAGAAAGACTAGTCATGGAAGAACATGATGAGAGCAGTCAAAGGAGAGCAGCTATCAATGACCGTGCTCTTGAGCAGTTCAAGTTCGAGCTTCAAGAGATTCTAGTCAGCTACTCGTGTCGAATATTCCTAGGTTGTTTTGAGGATATATACCAACAAAGGTACAAGAGACAATTGGAATATGAGAAACTTGGAGTGAACAAGTTGGAGGATTTGTTTGAGAAAGTCAATGATATTGTAGTATTGGTTGAGGAAGCAGGAAGCAAGAGGAAGTTCCTTGATCCAGTGGGGGGTTAG